In Candidatus Chlorohelix allophototropha, one DNA window encodes the following:
- a CDS encoding N-acetylmuramoyl-L-alanine amidase family protein gives MKQACSLKKYGILILLIQLALLLVSCGTNTLAGVPEPTFTPQPSTSATIQATLVVTRPSTVSVPTIAPTVTVEPTPAIVATPEAVSTPGDQEASEPLIQATPLPALSDLPRINGVPKIPVLNPLPRISQPDPTLKQNFGLNNTPLVALQVGHYQIEQLPDEFASLRSQTGGSGGGIREVDLNLEVTKRVAALLTAHSITVEILPATVPAGYTADAFVAIHTDASTGASASGYKIARSRFSAIPVTDDALVGNIFNAYGKLTGLGVSDSITRNMTGYYAFNNRRRVNSISKITPAAIIEMGYLTNSSDRNVLLNRQEAVAQGLADGIIKFLDARPPLAQREKPQDRVTALIVNQDNLPVYSEQGTLLAYVSKGQLFENYEVKGDNYSVFLPVLRLSGYLKKIDVTVTTITR, from the coding sequence ATGAAACAAGCCTGCTCCCTTAAAAAATATGGAATCCTGATTCTTTTAATACAACTGGCGCTTCTTTTAGTTAGTTGTGGAACAAATACACTTGCGGGAGTTCCAGAACCCACTTTTACTCCTCAACCATCAACTTCCGCAACTATCCAAGCTACTTTGGTTGTGACCCGCCCATCGACTGTTTCAGTTCCTACCATAGCTCCTACCGTCACTGTAGAACCCACTCCTGCTATAGTTGCCACTCCTGAAGCTGTTTCTACGCCCGGCGACCAAGAAGCCTCAGAACCGCTAATTCAGGCAACACCTTTGCCGGCGCTTTCAGACTTACCCCGCATTAATGGAGTTCCAAAAATTCCGGTGCTGAATCCTCTCCCTCGGATTTCGCAACCAGACCCTACGCTTAAACAGAATTTCGGGCTGAATAATACTCCTCTTGTGGCTCTTCAGGTTGGGCATTATCAAATTGAGCAACTCCCTGACGAATTTGCCAGCTTGCGTTCCCAGACCGGAGGCAGCGGGGGCGGTATTCGCGAAGTGGATTTGAATCTAGAGGTTACAAAGCGCGTGGCTGCGTTGCTCACTGCACATAGCATCACAGTTGAAATCTTGCCCGCCACAGTACCTGCGGGGTACACTGCCGATGCTTTTGTAGCCATTCATACCGATGCCTCCACCGGAGCAAGTGCCAGCGGTTATAAGATCGCACGCAGTCGTTTTAGTGCCATTCCGGTTACCGATGATGCGCTAGTAGGGAATATTTTCAATGCTTATGGCAAACTAACGGGCTTAGGGGTAAGCGATAGTATTACTCGTAATATGACAGGCTATTATGCCTTTAATAATCGGCGGCGTGTAAATTCGATTAGCAAAATTACTCCGGCTGCTATCATTGAAATGGGTTATCTCACCAATTCCTCAGATCGAAATGTATTACTCAATCGGCAGGAAGCGGTTGCACAAGGGCTTGCCGATGGCATCATAAAATTTCTTGATGCCCGACCACCGTTAGCACAACGAGAAAAGCCTCAAGATCGCGTAACTGCCTTGATAGTTAATCAGGATAATCTACCTGTTTATTCCGAACAGGGGACGTTGCTTGCCTATGTTTCAAAAGGTCAGCTATTCGAGAATTATGAAGTAAAAGGAGATAACTACTCGGTATTTCTTCCGGTTTTACGGCTTTCCGGGTATCTGAAAAAAATTGATGTCACCGTTACAACAATTACGCGCTAA
- the hemH gene encoding ferrochelatase — protein MQTSTIGVLLMAYGGPGSLDDLPGYLADIRGGKPTSKAVLNEMIRNYTQIGGKSPLLDITTKQAEALQNELGDGYKVYIGMRHWSPWMEETVRDMIKDGIKKAIAIALAPHYSIMSVAKYQEKVRAGLEMFGGDIEFEFVNSYNSAPKYIQALAERVQDGLSRWDVSERDNVHVIFSAHSLPVRILKMGDPYQDQLFETARLIAASAGLPESQWSWSYQSAGRTPEPWLGPQLEEHIKALAEKGIKNIVSVPVGFVCDHVEILFDIDIKAQALARSLGIRLERPPALNLDPLYIGALADLVKERIPN, from the coding sequence ATGCAAACCTCGACTATAGGTGTGCTGCTAATGGCTTATGGTGGTCCCGGTAGTCTCGATGATTTGCCGGGTTATCTTGCCGACATTCGGGGTGGCAAGCCAACCTCCAAAGCCGTTTTGAACGAAATGATTCGTAATTACACTCAGATTGGCGGCAAATCTCCGCTTTTGGATATAACTACAAAACAGGCAGAAGCGCTTCAGAATGAGCTAGGGGATGGCTATAAGGTATATATTGGTATGCGTCACTGGTCGCCATGGATGGAAGAAACCGTTCGTGATATGATCAAAGACGGGATTAAGAAAGCTATTGCGATTGCCCTTGCCCCTCACTACAGTATTATGAGTGTAGCAAAATACCAAGAAAAAGTGCGCGCCGGATTGGAAATGTTTGGGGGCGATATCGAGTTTGAATTTGTAAATAGCTACAATAGCGCTCCAAAGTATATTCAGGCGTTGGCAGAGCGAGTTCAAGACGGATTGTCACGCTGGGATGTTTCAGAACGGGATAACGTTCATGTTATCTTCAGTGCTCACAGCCTACCAGTACGCATCCTCAAAATGGGTGATCCCTACCAAGATCAACTTTTCGAAACCGCTCGTTTAATAGCAGCGTCAGCGGGTTTGCCGGAAAGCCAGTGGAGTTGGAGTTATCAGAGTGCCGGACGTACTCCTGAACCATGGCTTGGTCCACAACTTGAGGAGCATATTAAGGCTCTGGCGGAAAAAGGCATCAAAAATATTGTCAGTGTTCCGGTCGGCTTTGTCTGTGATCACGTAGAAATCTTATTTGATATAGACATAAAGGCGCAGGCATTGGCACGCAGTCTCGGTATTAGGTTGGAACGCCCTCCCGCGCTCAATCTCGACCCGCTCTATATCGGTGCACTCGCAGACTTGGTAAAGGAACGAATCCCCAATTAA
- a CDS encoding AtuA-related protein, with translation MKLVEIATARSGDKGDNCNVALFVRTPELYELIKREVTAERVKAHFTGIVKGEVERYEVPNVLALNFVLRNALGGGGTRSLALDSLGKTMGAALLRMEIPDA, from the coding sequence ATGAAGTTGGTAGAAATTGCCACCGCCCGCAGTGGAGATAAAGGCGATAATTGCAATGTGGCGCTTTTTGTACGCACGCCCGAACTCTACGAATTGATCAAGCGGGAAGTTACCGCCGAACGGGTAAAAGCGCATTTCACCGGAATTGTAAAAGGTGAAGTGGAACGTTACGAAGTACCAAATGTACTGGCACTAAACTTCGTTTTGCGAAATGCGTTAGGGGGCGGCGGCACTCGTTCGCTCGCATTGGACAGCCTTGGCAAGACAATGGGCGCAGCACTGCTACGAATGGAAATCCCAGACGCTTAA
- a CDS encoding SRPBCC family protein has translation MAEISRSIDIDAPIDVVFDYVTNPNNTVKYSPQFTKFVPVSQLAQGLGAKVEAAGNYMGMTIKTTLEVTEFELNKRFVSRSTHGVKSVSTWEFSVVDTTKTKVKFTSDYSLPGRALGWLLDKMLIEKDVEKTTVETLVNLKRILENKPNLRPAEPAHW, from the coding sequence ATGGCTGAGATCAGCAGGTCTATAGACATTGATGCTCCAATTGATGTGGTTTTTGACTATGTCACTAACCCTAATAACACTGTTAAATATTCTCCTCAATTTACCAAATTTGTACCAGTTTCCCAACTTGCACAAGGTTTAGGTGCAAAAGTAGAAGCAGCTGGTAACTATATGGGTATGACTATCAAAACCACGCTTGAAGTCACTGAATTTGAGCTTAACAAACGGTTTGTTTCCCGTAGCACGCATGGCGTTAAGAGTGTTTCCACTTGGGAATTCAGTGTAGTCGATACCACTAAAACTAAAGTGAAATTTACCAGTGACTATTCCTTGCCCGGTCGTGCTCTTGGTTGGCTTTTAGATAAAATGCTGATCGAGAAAGATGTAGAAAAAACCACCGTCGAGACTCTGGTAAACCTCAAACGTATCCTAGAGAATAAACCGAATTTGCGCCCCGCTGAGCCGGCTCACTGGTAG
- a CDS encoding DUF1697 domain-containing protein produces the protein MGTFLSLFRAINVGGNAQVKMAALKELHEVLGFTNVTTYLQTGNVVFDSEETNPHQLAERIANEFEKRFGFRTEVMIRTQAELKETFHNNPFHNQPEKETKWIVAMFLSDAPDSQVVEGFLSSFSGVEKLFIAGKELYIYYPEGIGNSKLTNAVIEKKLKVTGTGRNWNTVTKLAEMMQR, from the coding sequence ATGGGAACATTCTTGTCTTTGTTCCGGGCAATCAACGTGGGTGGAAATGCTCAGGTAAAAATGGCTGCCCTCAAGGAATTGCATGAGGTTCTTGGATTCACCAATGTAACAACCTATCTGCAAACGGGCAATGTTGTATTTGATAGCGAAGAAACCAACCCGCACCAACTCGCCGAACGCATAGCAAATGAATTTGAAAAAAGGTTTGGCTTCCGTACCGAGGTTATGATACGAACTCAGGCGGAATTAAAAGAAACCTTCCACAACAACCCATTCCATAACCAACCGGAAAAAGAGACAAAATGGATAGTGGCAATGTTTCTTTCAGATGCGCCGGATAGTCAGGTGGTAGAAGGGTTTTTGTCCAGCTTTTCCGGCGTTGAAAAACTCTTTATAGCGGGCAAAGAATTGTATATTTATTACCCAGAAGGGATTGGTAATTCAAAACTTACCAACGCGGTAATCGAAAAAAAGCTAAAGGTAACCGGAACCGGACGAAACTGGAATACCGTAACAAAATTAGCGGAAATGATGCAGCGTTGA
- the hemE gene encoding uroporphyrinogen decarboxylase, with translation MLNETRFIRACRRETTDATPVWFMRQAGRYMQEYRAIREKVSMLESLRSAELACEITLQPINAFDLDAAIIFADILTPLIGMGINLDFVKGEGPQIDNPVRTTRDIDRLATPPTEETMPFVLNAIRMVTAELNPRNIPLIGFIGAPFTLASYAIEGAGSRNYEFTKALMYSEPAAWKRLMDRIVTVLSDFMVKQVEAGASALQIFDSWAGALSPRDYAKYAAPYNKQLIEVAKKTGVPVIYFSTGTASLLEEIRGMGSDVIGVDWRIRLDKAWEEIGYDKAIMGNLDPVMLKAPWEELQANTDLILQQAAGRPGHIFNLGHGILQGTSVDMVKRLADYVHQQTAKVEVAL, from the coding sequence ATGTTAAATGAGACACGCTTTATTCGAGCTTGCCGTCGGGAAACTACCGATGCTACTCCGGTTTGGTTTATGCGGCAGGCAGGTCGCTATATGCAGGAATACCGTGCTATTCGTGAGAAAGTCAGCATGCTTGAATCCCTGCGTTCAGCGGAACTGGCTTGCGAGATTACTCTCCAACCTATCAACGCTTTTGACCTCGATGCAGCTATCATTTTCGCCGATATTTTAACCCCCCTTATTGGGATGGGTATTAACCTGGATTTTGTTAAAGGCGAGGGACCACAGATCGATAATCCGGTACGTACTACCCGTGATATTGATCGATTGGCTACTCCCCCTACCGAGGAAACCATGCCGTTTGTCCTCAACGCTATCCGCATGGTTACAGCAGAACTTAACCCTCGCAACATCCCTTTGATTGGTTTTATAGGCGCACCCTTTACGCTGGCGAGTTATGCCATTGAAGGTGCTGGCTCTCGTAACTATGAATTCACCAAGGCATTAATGTATTCTGAGCCTGCTGCTTGGAAACGTTTGATGGATCGTATAGTCACCGTTTTAAGTGATTTTATGGTAAAACAGGTTGAGGCGGGTGCTTCCGCTTTACAAATTTTTGACTCATGGGCAGGGGCGCTCAGCCCGCGTGATTATGCTAAATATGCGGCACCCTATAATAAGCAACTCATCGAAGTAGCCAAGAAAACCGGAGTGCCTGTAATCTATTTCAGCACCGGAACTGCCAGCTTACTTGAAGAGATTCGAGGTATGGGTAGTGATGTCATAGGGGTAGATTGGCGCATTCGGTTGGACAAAGCGTGGGAAGAAATCGGTTACGATAAAGCTATTATGGGTAATCTTGACCCCGTTATGCTCAAAGCACCTTGGGAGGAACTTCAGGCTAACACAGATCTGATTTTGCAGCAAGCCGCCGGACGACCCGGTCACATTTTCAATCTTGGTCACGGCATCTTGCAGGGAACTTCGGTTGATATGGTAAAGCGGTTGGCTGATTATGTCCATCAGCAGACTGCTAAAGTGGAGGTAGCCCTGTGA
- a CDS encoding DUF952 domain-containing protein — protein sequence MSFTYHMVPCEYFEAQSQDKPYRPEPMVAGREEFIHCTDGEQNLADTGNRFYKGDPRPFYALLLDLEKLTSPFKYEDNARIFPHIYGALNREAIIAVLPFPRAEDGTFLPPA from the coding sequence TTGAGTTTTACTTATCACATGGTTCCGTGTGAGTATTTTGAAGCCCAATCACAGGATAAGCCATATCGCCCTGAACCTATGGTAGCCGGGCGCGAGGAATTTATTCATTGCACCGATGGCGAACAAAACCTAGCTGATACCGGTAATCGTTTCTATAAGGGTGATCCCCGTCCTTTTTACGCTCTATTACTAGATTTGGAAAAGTTAACTTCTCCTTTCAAATATGAGGATAATGCTAGGATATTTCCCCATATATACGGTGCTTTGAATCGGGAAGCGATTATAGCGGTGTTACCTTTCCCACGCGCCGAGGATGGAACTTTTCTACCTCCTGCCTGA
- a CDS encoding metal-binding protein, with the protein MPMGITHRTINTFVSVPLTGMGYLQLHRTTLECAVFLGGYTFATFLMNPDLDLESDGYKSWGLMRFYWWPYQKAFAHRSFFSHFPIISTILRIVYLLWLPILLLYFLGAAIQSSVRETVFDWVPGAFPYLIFLVAGMMFSDTLHFFLDITSTNLKKLLHFGKHRESFFEHHGESKRGRGKGYRRNSGYGWRNTARRR; encoded by the coding sequence ATGCCAATGGGTATAACCCATCGAACCATAAATACTTTCGTCAGCGTGCCTTTAACAGGAATGGGTTACCTACAGCTACACCGTACCACTTTGGAATGTGCTGTATTCTTGGGTGGGTACACTTTCGCCACTTTTTTGATGAATCCCGACCTTGATCTGGAAAGTGATGGCTATAAAAGCTGGGGACTCATGCGCTTCTACTGGTGGCCTTACCAGAAAGCTTTTGCACACCGAAGCTTTTTTTCACATTTTCCGATAATCAGTACCATTCTGAGAATAGTTTATTTACTGTGGTTGCCGATACTACTGCTCTACTTTCTAGGCGCAGCTATTCAATCTAGTGTCCGAGAAACTGTTTTTGATTGGGTTCCGGGTGCATTTCCCTATTTGATTTTCCTTGTTGCCGGGATGATGTTCAGCGACACCTTACATTTTTTTCTGGATATTACCAGCACAAATCTCAAAAAACTGCTACATTTTGGAAAGCATAGGGAGAGTTTTTTCGAACATCATGGCGAATCTAAACGGGGAAGGGGCAAGGGTTATCGGCGCAATTCAGGATATGGTTGGCGTAACACAGCGCGAAGGCGTTAG
- a CDS encoding alpha/beta fold hydrolase, producing MFENFEQQLITIGLNTIKLRKGGAGPPLLLLHGYPQTHVMWYKVAPKLAQHFTLIITDLRGYGDSSKPESDPEHATYSKRAIATEQVKVMETLGFKEFYVAGHDRGARVTHRMALDYPERVKKAALLDIVPTSTMYASTDKEVATAYYHWFFLIQPFDLPETLIGANPEYYLRKKIAQWSRNPNSFSEEALSEYLRCFCQPATIHATCEDYRAAASIDLEHDKQDSYKKIACPLLVLWGNKGFVGKKYDVIAEWRKKAINVQGTGLPSGHFLPEETPEETYQALTKFFL from the coding sequence ATGTTTGAAAACTTTGAGCAGCAATTAATAACAATTGGACTTAATACTATTAAGCTTAGAAAAGGGGGAGCAGGACCACCTTTACTCTTACTGCATGGTTATCCTCAAACCCACGTTATGTGGTATAAAGTCGCCCCGAAGTTAGCTCAACATTTTACACTTATAATCACTGACTTGAGAGGCTATGGTGATAGCTCTAAGCCTGAAAGTGATCCAGAACACGCCACTTACTCGAAAAGGGCAATAGCTACCGAACAGGTTAAGGTTATGGAAACGCTTGGTTTCAAGGAATTTTATGTTGCCGGACACGATAGAGGGGCGAGAGTAACGCACCGAATGGCATTGGATTATCCTGAAAGAGTTAAAAAGGCTGCTCTACTGGATATTGTCCCTACTTCCACTATGTACGCCAGCACCGACAAAGAAGTAGCTACAGCTTATTATCACTGGTTCTTCCTTATTCAACCATTCGATTTACCTGAAACCTTGATAGGAGCTAACCCGGAATACTATTTGCGTAAAAAAATAGCACAATGGAGCAGAAATCCTAACTCGTTTTCTGAAGAGGCATTATCCGAATACCTGCGGTGTTTTTGCCAACCTGCAACCATCCATGCTACTTGCGAAGATTATCGTGCCGCTGCTTCTATCGATCTTGAGCATGATAAGCAAGATAGCTACAAAAAAATTGCCTGCCCACTGCTGGTACTGTGGGGGAATAAAGGCTTTGTAGGTAAAAAATATGATGTGATAGCGGAATGGCGCAAAAAAGCGATTAATGTACAGGGGACAGGATTACCATCCGGTCATTTTTTACCGGAAGAAACACCGGAAGAAACATACCAAGCACTAACCAAATTCTTTTTGTAA
- a CDS encoding GAF domain-containing protein gives MQDIESQTIVSAGKEEESLVNPARYEIVLRSIVNRILNLLDAEHCSIALIDKKSGELVTRASSRVTAPGKLRQSRFKLRVGIAGHVAATKQSFLCGDVNRAGEYIRIGNDQIASLMCVPLLHKKQVLGTITVTSPRFDAFTSEHLQLLDEMADQEAVGIAKLIHSDASLRQSSRLASQLQLNQITANVTNRENLITRVLEWLETNFKQSESAFLLFGKRAKDNSFYGSALAAPLILHRSILAANINKIQCWLTENCQFLPEEYRNFVKSQSFSSIILIPVGQEDKDHNWGILAVFSKNHENKIAASELELLEELGEKLSDGLELAERHQQSQEMRSYLNLLTTSLSDPLVELDLEGRVQEWNDAAEALFGFSAQEITGQFIPSSGDIAKEKAFFEHVKQGVTLANVVMEKRHKDGSILSLSVTLAPIRDVNESIRGISLLVRDITENTRLKQEAARRNQEMTNLSEIALRLASTLDTSNLLFIIKDYLGKLIDYDALYVATFDETRSIFEIQLHVEHGVYYAPESWNSTEPILNWLLQHGRQLVIDASDNDFPLKRFRSLEGHLPNALLVTPTKLDEQVSGFIAIANYQNAPFKQYHKQLMVIVASQAAIALEKARILRRSQRKAEHLTILRQVAKVTSSSLELTEVLRNTFIELHRHIDFNWANIQVFGPDGLYRQLEHDFMSGNELPELKFGSIGLSHNEVAISLRNAVPITELDYKVPRFRRILESYNSRQLLSGVLMPLWYGERCTGLLQIGASQDYLYTEDDLILITDIINQAVGPIENALLHELVITQVEQLELQAARERKLLRQTAQERERLEAIFGNSSDGIILIDDKFNVLRLNSAIGSFIGAESEEPGKKCQEVLRCQDKEGNLLCEIACPLTKALVIKEPLLHHEIRLDNRKGLRRTVSANWSAVLSAEGTTNIVATMRDVTALREVEQLKTNFVSMVSHELRNPINVINGFTKMLAEGKAGELNQLQQEFISSILVSVNQLKKLAEDILDLSRSDAGRFSVNLVPISLTDIMLKAVNNIKPMIYAKNIRLITAQLPEETCVVHADEMRLTQLIGNLFENAIKFTPQGGRIMVELKLENDFSVISIADSGIGISPEHLSRIFERFYQVQDEEARRIRGSQLGSGLGLSICKEIVERHGGRIWVESIQGKGSTFSFSIPLA, from the coding sequence ATGCAGGATATTGAGTCACAAACAATCGTTTCAGCCGGGAAAGAGGAAGAATCTCTGGTCAACCCGGCGCGATATGAAATTGTTTTACGTAGTATAGTCAACCGTATTCTCAATTTACTAGATGCGGAACACTGTTCTATAGCGCTTATAGACAAGAAATCTGGTGAACTGGTCACTCGTGCTTCTTCACGTGTAACTGCTCCGGGTAAATTGAGGCAGAGCAGATTTAAGTTGCGTGTTGGTATCGCGGGTCATGTAGCTGCCACCAAACAATCTTTTCTGTGTGGCGATGTAAACCGGGCAGGGGAATATATTCGGATTGGAAATGATCAAATAGCCTCGCTAATGTGTGTGCCGCTTCTGCATAAAAAACAGGTGCTTGGCACTATTACTGTTACCAGCCCTCGATTTGATGCCTTTACCAGCGAACATCTACAACTACTTGATGAGATGGCTGACCAAGAAGCGGTTGGTATCGCCAAGCTCATTCACTCCGATGCCAGTTTACGCCAATCCAGTAGACTAGCCAGCCAATTACAGCTAAATCAGATAACGGCTAATGTTACAAACCGTGAAAACCTGATAACACGGGTTCTGGAATGGTTGGAAACAAACTTTAAGCAAAGCGAAAGCGCCTTCCTTCTTTTTGGTAAGCGTGCCAAGGATAATTCCTTTTACGGGTCAGCATTGGCTGCTCCTTTAATTTTACACCGGAGTATTCTGGCAGCTAATATCAACAAGATACAATGTTGGTTGACCGAAAATTGCCAGTTTCTACCCGAAGAGTATCGTAACTTTGTAAAATCGCAAAGCTTTAGCTCGATTATTCTTATCCCTGTTGGGCAAGAAGATAAAGACCACAATTGGGGTATTCTGGCTGTATTTAGCAAAAACCACGAAAATAAAATTGCAGCATCCGAGCTTGAATTGCTCGAAGAACTTGGAGAGAAATTAAGCGATGGGTTGGAATTGGCTGAAAGACACCAGCAATCCCAAGAAATGCGCTCGTATTTAAACCTTTTAACAACAAGCCTCAGTGATCCGTTAGTTGAATTAGACCTTGAAGGTCGAGTACAAGAATGGAATGATGCCGCAGAAGCTTTATTTGGCTTTAGTGCGCAGGAAATTACTGGGCAGTTTATACCCAGTTCAGGAGATATCGCCAAAGAAAAAGCGTTTTTCGAACATGTAAAACAGGGAGTCACTTTGGCTAATGTTGTTATGGAGAAACGACATAAAGATGGCTCAATTCTTTCTCTTTCAGTAACACTTGCTCCTATACGGGACGTAAATGAAAGTATCAGGGGCATTTCTTTGTTGGTACGTGATATTACTGAAAATACCCGTTTGAAACAGGAAGCCGCGCGGCGTAATCAGGAAATGACCAACCTGAGCGAAATCGCATTACGGCTCGCCAGCACTTTGGATACAAGTAATCTTCTCTTTATAATAAAAGACTATCTCGGCAAGCTGATTGATTATGATGCTTTGTATGTAGCCACCTTCGATGAAACCCGCAGTATCTTTGAAATCCAACTGCACGTAGAGCATGGCGTTTATTATGCCCCAGAAAGCTGGAATTCCACCGAACCTATTTTGAATTGGCTTCTCCAGCATGGACGGCAATTGGTGATAGATGCCAGTGATAATGACTTCCCGCTCAAACGGTTTCGAAGCCTCGAAGGGCATTTACCAAACGCGCTGTTGGTTACACCTACAAAACTAGACGAGCAGGTTAGCGGTTTTATTGCTATTGCCAATTACCAGAATGCGCCCTTTAAGCAGTACCATAAACAGCTAATGGTCATCGTGGCGAGTCAAGCGGCAATTGCCTTAGAAAAAGCGCGTATCTTAAGACGAAGCCAGCGCAAAGCCGAACATCTAACTATTCTACGACAAGTTGCGAAAGTAACCAGCAGCAGTCTCGAATTAACCGAGGTATTACGCAACACTTTCATTGAATTGCATCGTCATATAGATTTTAACTGGGCAAATATCCAAGTATTCGGGCCTGATGGACTATATCGTCAGCTAGAACATGATTTTATGTCGGGCAACGAACTGCCTGAGTTAAAATTTGGTTCGATAGGTTTAAGTCATAACGAAGTTGCAATCTCACTGCGAAATGCAGTGCCTATCACCGAGCTAGATTACAAAGTTCCGCGATTCCGCCGTATTCTTGAGAGCTATAATTCTCGCCAATTGCTCTCCGGTGTACTAATGCCACTTTGGTATGGCGAACGTTGTACCGGCTTGCTTCAAATCGGCGCTTCACAGGATTATCTTTACACCGAAGATGACCTGATTCTTATAACCGATATTATCAACCAAGCCGTTGGTCCAATCGAAAACGCCCTGCTACATGAATTGGTCATTACTCAAGTAGAGCAGTTAGAGCTTCAGGCAGCCCGAGAGCGTAAATTACTCAGACAAACCGCGCAAGAGCGAGAACGCCTTGAAGCAATTTTTGGTAATAGCAGCGATGGAATTATACTAATTGACGATAAATTTAATGTGTTGCGGTTAAACTCGGCAATTGGTTCTTTCATTGGGGCAGAATCAGAAGAACCCGGCAAAAAATGCCAAGAAGTATTGCGTTGTCAGGACAAAGAGGGCAATTTACTCTGCGAGATTGCTTGCCCCTTAACCAAAGCGCTGGTAATTAAAGAGCCATTGTTACACCACGAAATTCGCCTTGATAACCGGAAAGGCTTGCGACGTACAGTTTCCGCTAACTGGAGCGCGGTGCTGAGTGCAGAAGGAACCACTAATATAGTCGCTACCATGCGAGATGTAACTGCTCTTCGCGAAGTGGAACAGTTGAAAACCAACTTCGTTTCTATGGTTTCGCACGAATTGCGTAATCCAATTAATGTCATAAACGGCTTTACAAAAATGCTGGCGGAAGGCAAAGCAGGTGAATTAAACCAGCTTCAGCAAGAGTTTATCAGTAGCATCTTAGTAAGCGTAAATCAATTAAAGAAATTGGCTGAGGATATACTTGACTTATCTAGGTCTGATGCCGGGCGTTTTAGTGTGAATTTGGTGCCTATCTCACTCACCGATATTATGCTTAAGGCTGTGAATAACATAAAACCGATGATTTACGCTAAGAATATTCGGTTAATAACCGCTCAATTACCTGAAGAAACCTGTGTTGTACATGCGGATGAAATGCGACTTACTCAACTAATCGGTAATTTGTTTGAAAACGCAATTAAGTTTACACCGCAAGGCGGTAGAATAATGGTAGAATTAAAATTAGAGAATGATTTTTCAGTTATTAGCATTGCCGATAGTGGGATAGGTATATCGCCTGAGCATCTCAGCCGTATATTTGAACGTTTCTATCAAGTACAGGACGAAGAAGCGCGAAGAATACGGGGAAGTCAACTTGGCAGCGGGTTGGGTTTAAGTATTTGTAAGGAAATTGTGGAACGACATGGTGGTCGTATCTGGGTAGAAAGCATTCAGGGTAAAGGCAGCACTTTCTCATTTAGTATTCCCTTAGCTTGA
- a CDS encoding response regulator transcription factor: MDILVIEDDPMTLKMVEFLLKGEGYNVTKAESIREAETILKKSTPWLIIVDKGLPDGNGIEFSKKLNETEPDIPVILLTGEGRLPYKLEGLESADDYIVKPFEPGEFIARVKAVLRRVERVPRELVQSHLKVGDVELAMRELKVTLPHRKSVILTPTEMKILECLMAHAGKVVTRDSIAEKALGYEYEGESNAIDVYIRRLRTKIEPDPAQPIYIETVKGSGYRFRKVQNGELVK, translated from the coding sequence ATGGACATACTAGTAATCGAAGACGACCCAATGACACTTAAAATGGTAGAGTTTCTACTTAAAGGTGAGGGTTATAATGTAACTAAAGCCGAAAGCATACGAGAAGCAGAAACAATATTGAAAAAAAGTACCCCTTGGTTGATTATTGTTGATAAGGGCTTACCCGATGGTAATGGAATAGAATTTAGCAAAAAACTAAATGAAACTGAACCTGACATCCCCGTAATTCTTTTAACAGGCGAAGGTCGTTTGCCTTATAAACTTGAAGGGCTTGAGAGTGCAGATGATTATATTGTAAAACCTTTTGAACCGGGAGAATTTATTGCTAGAGTAAAAGCAGTACTAAGACGGGTTGAGCGAGTACCGCGTGAATTGGTGCAAAGCCATCTTAAAGTAGGGGATGTAGAACTGGCGATGCGTGAATTGAAGGTAACGTTGCCCCACCGCAAATCTGTAATTTTAACACCCACCGAAATGAAAATTCTCGAATGTCTTATGGCACATGCCGGTAAGGTTGTAACGCGCGATAGCATTGCGGAAAAGGCGCTGGGGTATGAGTATGAAGGTGAAAGTAACGCCATTGATGTTTATATCCGCCGATTGCGCACTAAAATTGAACCTGATCCTGCACAGCCTATTTATATTGAAACTGTAAAAGGCAGTGGATACCGCTTCCGTAAAGTGCAGAACGGAGAATTGGTAAAATAA